Below is a window of Cryobacterium sp. PAMC25264 DNA.
AGGCAATTCGCAGTCACACACTGTGCCGACTTGCCACTTCGAGCCGCTTCGTGCCGCCTGAAGCGGCGCCAACTGGCGACTCGCGGTGGCCAGGCGCGGGCTCTACTCTGTTGCAATGGGAGTACGGGCCGGGAAGGCCGGCACCACGTGGGCCGGGTGCCTGCCCACGCCCGCCGGCTCGGGTCTCGCCCGCAAGGCCAGGCAAATGGCGCAAGCCGCTCCGGCGGCGGTGCTGCGACCGTGGCGCATCGATGACGCCGTCGACCTGCAACGGGCCTTCGTCGTCAGCGGCGACCTCGCCGCGCAACTCGGCGCCGTCGAGCTGTCCACCCTGGCCCGCTGCCAGAGCTTCATCGCCGACAACCTCGCCACCGGCACGGTGTCCCGGCAGAACTTCGCCATCACCCTCGACGGCATCGCGGTGGGCAATGTCGGGGTCGGCAGCATGGAGCACCGGCACGGCACCGGCTGGGTCTACTACTGGGTCTCCGCCGAGGCGCGCGGGCGGGGCCTGGCGACCCTCGCGCTGGTGTCCATCGCCGACTGGGCCTTCACCGAGCAGGGATTGCACCGGCTCGAGCTGGGCCACCGCACCAACAACCCGGCGTCCTGCCGGGTTGCCACCAAGGCCGGGTTCGCTACCGAGGGCATCGAGCGGCAGAAGCTGAAATACGGCACCGAACGCTTCGACGTCGAGACCCACGCCAGGCTCCGCACGGATGCGCCCCCACAGCTGCGCCCGCTGCCCACGTACACGACCTAGGACGGGTCCATGCCGCTCGACTCCCGCGCCGCCCCGGCACGCCGGCCGCACACCCTGGCGGACTGACCGATGGCGCGACGCGTGGCACCTCCTGCCGACATCGTCGACCGGCTGCGGACGGCCGGCTGCGTGTTCGCCGAGGAGGAGGCCGGGCTCCTCGCGGCGGCGGCCGGCACGCCCGCCGAACTGGACGCGCTGGTGGCGAGACGGGTGTCGGGCCTGCCACTCGAACAGGTGCTCGGCTGGGCGGAGTTCTCCGGGCTCCGCATCATCCTGCGCCCCGGGGTGTTCGTGCCGCGGCGTCGAACGGGCCTGCTGGTACGGGAAGCGGCCCGGCTGGCGCGCCCACACGGCCTGGTGCTCGACGTCTGTTGTGGATCCGGCGCCGTCGGCGCCGCCCTGCTCGCCGGCGAGCCGTCACTGCGGCTGTTCGCGGTCGACATCGACCCGGCCGCCACCGCCTGCGCCCGCCTGAACGTGACCCCGCGGGGCGGTGAGGTGCTCACCGGCGACCTGTTCGACCCGCTCCCGGCCGAGTTACGCGGCCAAGTCGACCTCGTCGTGGCCAACGCGCCGTACGTGCCCACCGAGGCCATCGAGCGGATGCCGCCGGAGGCCCGCCTGCACGAGCCGCGGGGCGCGCTGGACGGCGGGGCCGACGGCCTCGAGGTGCAGGGCCGGATCGCCGCTGCCGCGCCCGACTGGCTGGCACCCGGCGGCCACCTGCTCGTGGAGACCAGTGCCGCCCAGGCGCCGCACACCGCGGCGCTGATCAGCCGGCACGGCTTGCGAGCGCGGATCCGCCGGTCGGCGGCGCTGGACGCCACCGTCGTGATCGGCACGACGCCCGCCTGAGACCGGCGCGACCGGTGGGCGCTGGCCCCCAGTCGAGGACCGTACAGTCCAACCCGCGGAACAAACCAGAGTCCTCGACGCCGCGCCGAACCCCGTCAGGGAGCGGGGGTGCGGGCCGCCACCGTGCTCTGCACCAGGGCCAGGACCGCAGCCTCGCCGACCGGCTCGTAGAGCAACTGGCCGGCCAGCCCCGCGGCGAATACCACTACCGCCCGGGCCAGGCTCTCGCCGTCGACCCGGGGTGCAGCCCGCCCTCGTGCCGGGCCCGACCGGCCGGTCTCGCGAGGTTGCCGCGCTGGCGTCCACCGGCGGCGCGCACTCCACCCGCGACGGTCCCCGCGCATCACTGCACCTCGGATGGCCGGATGCGCCAGCTATAGCTGGTGCACGACGCCATACGAGGGGCATCGAGCGTTCCGGGGGCTACTCCAGGAGCAGCGCCGGCTCTTCGATGATGCTCGCCACGTCGGCGAGGAACCGACTGGCCACATCCCCGTCGACGACGCGGTGGTCGAAGCTCGCGCCGATGGTGGTCACGAAGCGCGGGCGCACCTCACCGTCGACCACCCAGGGCTTCTGCTTGATCGTGCCCAGAGCCACGATGCCGGCCTCGCCGGCGTTGAGGATCGGGGTGCCGGTGTCCATGCCGAAGACGCCGATGTTGGTGATCGTGATGGTGCCGTTGGACATCTCGGCGGGGCTGGTCTTGCCGTCTCGAGCCGTGATGGTGAGCTTCTCGAGGGCGCCGGCCAGCTCGAGCAGGCTCATGTCCTGGGCCTCCTTGATGTTCGGCACGATGAGGCCGCGCGGGGTGGCCGCCGCGATGCCGAGGTTCACGTAGTGCTTGATCACGATCTCCTCGTCGGTGAAAACCGAGTTGACCGTGGGGTTGCGCCGCACGGCCCAGATCATGGCCTTCGCCATGATGAGCAGCGGCGACACCTTGACGCCGGCGAAGTCCGTGGAGACCTTCAGCCGCTTGACGAACTCCATGGTGCGGGTGGCATCCACGTCGACGAACAGGCTCACGTGCGGCGCGGTGAAGGCGCTCTTCACCATGGTCTGCGCGATGACCTTGCGCACGCCCTTGACCGGGATGTGCTCCTCGCGGTCGGTGGGCCACTCCGGGGTCTGGATGTTGCGGAACACGCTGGCCTGGGTGGCCTCGCGCAGCACGTCCTCCCGGGTGACGTCACCGAACCGTCCGGTCGGCTCCACCTGGGTGAGGTCCACGCCAAGGTCCTTGGCCAGCTTGCGGATCGGCGGCTTGGTGATGACGGGACCGGTCGCTCGGGGCGACGCGGCAGGCTGGGCGGATGCGGCGGGCGCGCCTACGCCTGCGCCACGCGTGGGCGGGGCGGGCGGGGCGGTGCGGGCCGGGCCGGTCGACGCGGTGTTCGTGCGCGGACCGGACGCTGCGGGTCCGCTCTGCGGGGGCGCGGTGGGGGCCGAGGCGAGGACCTCGTGCGCGGCGGCGGGCACCACGTGGCGGCGACGGCGAGTGGGCATGGACGCCGCGGCGCCCCGGCCGACCAGCACCTGCGGGGACTCCTCTGCGGGTTCCTGCGAAATAGTGCCGCCGGCATCCTGCGCGGCCGCGACGAGTTCATCGTCGGCCGGGGCGGCGGCATTCGGTGCGGCGGGCGCGTCGACCGGGGCGGCGTCGGTGGCGCCGGCCTCGGAGAGGATGGTGATGATGACCGTGCCCACATCGACCGTGGTGCCTGGTTCGATCAGGATCTCACCGACCACGCCAACGTACGGCGAGGGCAGTTCGACGAGGGACTTGGCCGTTTCGATCTCGACGAGCACCTGGTTGATAGCGATGGTGTCGCCGGGGGCGACCTTCCACTCGACGATCTCGGCCTCGGTCAGGCCCTCGCCCACATCGGGGAGGGTGAATCGGGAGACGCTCATGGGGTGCCTTTCGCAGCAGGGGGACGGTTAGTAGGCGAGGGAGCGGTCGACGGCTTCGAGAACCCGGTCGGGGCTGGGCAGGAAGTGCGTCTCCACCGCGGCGGGCGGGAACGGGGTGTCGAAGCCGGACACCCGCAACACCGGCGCCTCGAGCGAGTAGAACGCCCGCTCGGTGACGGTGGCGGCGATCTCGGAGCCGACGCTGACGAAGCCGGCGGCCTCCTGCGCCACAACGAGGTGGCCGGTCTTGTGCACGGATTCGAGAATCGGCGCGTAGTCGATCGGCGAGATCGAGCGCAGGTCGATGACCTCGAGGTGGATGCCCTCGACGGCGGCCAGGTCGGCAGCCTGCAGCAGCACGCTCACCATGGCGCCGTGCCCGACGACCGTGACGCTCGTTCCGGTGCGCACCACCTTGGCGGCGTGCAGCGCTGTGCCGGCGCCGGTGAAGTCCACCTCGCTCTTGGGCCAGTAGCGGCTCTTGGGTTCGAAGAAGATCACCGGGTCGTTCGAGGCGATCGCTTCGCGCATCATCCAGTACGCGTCGTGCGAGTTGGACGGGCTCACCACGCGCAGACCCGGGGTGTGCGCGAAGTACGCCTCGGGACTCTCCTGGTGGTGTTCGATCGAACCGATGTGGCCGCCGTAGGGGATCCGCACGACGACGGGCATGGTGACGCCGCCCTCGTGGCGGTTGCGCATCCGGGCCAGCTGGCTGGTGATCTGGTCGAAGCCGGGGAAGACGAAACCGTCGAACTGGATCTCGCAGACCGGCCGGTAGCCGCGCAGGGCCAGGCCGATGGCGGTGCCGATGATGCCGGATTCGGCCAGCGGGGTGTCGAGCACCCGCTTCTCGCCGAATTCGGCGTGCAGCCCCTCGGTGACCCGGAAGACGCCGCCGAGCGGGCCGATGTCCTCACCCATCATGAGCACCTTGGGGTCGTCGAGCATCGCCTGGCGCAGGCCCTGGTTCAGGGCCTTCGCCATCGGCAGGTTCGCGCTCGTGGGCGCGGCAGTGGTGACAGTGTCCTGCGTGGTCATCAGGACTCACTCCCGTCGAACGAGGTTTCGTAGGCGTCGAGCCAGGCCTTCTGCTCGACCACCAGCGGATGCGGTTCGGCGTAGACATTGTCGAAGATCACCGAGCGGTCGGGAGCGGTGATCTCGAGGGCGCGACGGCGCACATCCGCGGCGTAGTCTGCGGCTTCTTCGTCGACGGAGTCGAGGAACTCCTGCTCGACGCCGAGGCCCTGCAGGTAGCTGCGGAAGCGCACGATCGGGTCGCGGGCGACCCAGTAGGCGAGTTCTTCGGGGTCGCGGTACTTGGTGGGGTCGTCGGCCGTGGTGTGCGCGCCGACGCGGTAGGTGAGCGCCTCGATGAGTGACGGGCCGTGGCCGGCGCGGGCGTCGTCCATGGCTTTGGCGGTGACGGCGTAGCTGGCCAGCACGTCGTTGCCGTCGACCTGCACGCCGGGCATGCCGAAGCCGCCGGCCCGCAGGTAGAGCGGGGAACGGGACTGGCGGGAGACCGGCACCGAGATGGCCCAGTGGTTGTTCTGCATGAAGAACACCTGCGGGGTCTGGTAGCTCGCCGCGAAGACCAGGGCCTCGTTGGCGTCGCCCTGCGAGGAGGCGCCGTCGCCGTAGTACACGATCACGGCCGCATCGGTCTCGGGGTTGCCGGTGGCCGTGGCGCCGTCGAGCTGCATGCCCATGGCGTAGCCGGTGGCGTGCAGGGTCTGCGAGGCGAGCACGAGCGTATAGAGGTGGAAGTTGCCGTGCTCCTCTGGGGTCCAGCCGCCGAGCGTCACACCGCGCAGCATCCGCAGAATGTCGACCATGTCGAGACCGCGGATCATGCCCACGACGTGCTCGCGGTAGGAGGGGAACACGTGGTCCTGCGCGCGGGTGGCGTAGGCGGAGCCGACCTGGGCGGCCTCCTGGCCGTGGCTGGGCACCCACAGGGCCAGCTGGCCCTGACGTTGCAGGTTGGCCGCTTCGGTGTCGAACTTCCGCACGACGACCATGTCGCGGTAGAACTTCCGGTAGTCGGCCTCGGTCAGCCGCTCGAAGTAGGGCAGGAATTCCGCCGCGGAATCGGACGGGGAGAAGGTCCCGTCGGCGGAGAGGAGTTGCACGGTGGGAGACGCAGCGGTGAGTACGGGTGCGTCGTTCGAGGTCACTGGCACCGTACTAACCTAGCCGCCGGGCCGGATGCCCCGTTGGTAGATCCTGCACAATCTCAGCGCTGATCCGTAGGAGTGTCGCCACAGATTCCTCCTCGCCAATCGAGACCCGGATGCCCTCCGGGTGGAAGGGCCGGACGACGAGCCCGGCATCGGTGAAACGTTCGGTGGCCGCCGCGGTGGCCTCGCCCAGGGGAAGCCAGACGAAGTTCGCCTGTGACGACGGGCTGCGCAGACCGGCAACGGCCAGGGCCTGCTGGATGCCGTCGCGACGGGCGGCGA
It encodes the following:
- a CDS encoding putative protein N(5)-glutamine methyltransferase, whose product is MAPPADIVDRLRTAGCVFAEEEAGLLAAAAGTPAELDALVARRVSGLPLEQVLGWAEFSGLRIILRPGVFVPRRRTGLLVREAARLARPHGLVLDVCCGSGAVGAALLAGEPSLRLFAVDIDPAATACARLNVTPRGGEVLTGDLFDPLPAELRGQVDLVVANAPYVPTEAIERMPPEARLHEPRGALDGGADGLEVQGRIAAAAPDWLAPGGHLLVETSAAQAPHTAALISRHGLRARIRRSAALDATVVIGTTPA
- a CDS encoding dihydrolipoamide acetyltransferase family protein, coding for MSVSRFTLPDVGEGLTEAEIVEWKVAPGDTIAINQVLVEIETAKSLVELPSPYVGVVGEILIEPGTTVDVGTVIITILSEAGATDAAPVDAPAAPNAAAPADDELVAAAQDAGGTISQEPAEESPQVLVGRGAAASMPTRRRRHVVPAAAHEVLASAPTAPPQSGPAASGPRTNTASTGPARTAPPAPPTRGAGVGAPAASAQPAASPRATGPVITKPPIRKLAKDLGVDLTQVEPTGRFGDVTREDVLREATQASVFRNIQTPEWPTDREEHIPVKGVRKVIAQTMVKSAFTAPHVSLFVDVDATRTMEFVKRLKVSTDFAGVKVSPLLIMAKAMIWAVRRNPTVNSVFTDEEIVIKHYVNLGIAAATPRGLIVPNIKEAQDMSLLELAGALEKLTITARDGKTSPAEMSNGTITITNIGVFGMDTGTPILNAGEAGIVALGTIKQKPWVVDGEVRPRFVTTIGASFDHRVVDGDVASRFLADVASIIEEPALLLE
- a CDS encoding alpha-ketoacid dehydrogenase subunit beta; protein product: MTTQDTVTTAAPTSANLPMAKALNQGLRQAMLDDPKVLMMGEDIGPLGGVFRVTEGLHAEFGEKRVLDTPLAESGIIGTAIGLALRGYRPVCEIQFDGFVFPGFDQITSQLARMRNRHEGGVTMPVVVRIPYGGHIGSIEHHQESPEAYFAHTPGLRVVSPSNSHDAYWMMREAIASNDPVIFFEPKSRYWPKSEVDFTGAGTALHAAKVVRTGTSVTVVGHGAMVSVLLQAADLAAVEGIHLEVIDLRSISPIDYAPILESVHKTGHLVVAQEAAGFVSVGSEIAATVTERAFYSLEAPVLRVSGFDTPFPPAAVETHFLPSPDRVLEAVDRSLAY
- a CDS encoding GNAT family N-acetyltransferase, producing MGVRAGKAGTTWAGCLPTPAGSGLARKARQMAQAAPAAVLRPWRIDDAVDLQRAFVVSGDLAAQLGAVELSTLARCQSFIADNLATGTVSRQNFAITLDGIAVGNVGVGSMEHRHGTGWVYYWVSAEARGRGLATLALVSIADWAFTEQGLHRLELGHRTNNPASCRVATKAGFATEGIERQKLKYGTERFDVETHARLRTDAPPQLRPLPTYTT
- a CDS encoding thiamine pyrophosphate-dependent dehydrogenase E1 component subunit alpha: MTSNDAPVLTAASPTVQLLSADGTFSPSDSAAEFLPYFERLTEADYRKFYRDMVVVRKFDTEAANLQRQGQLALWVPSHGQEAAQVGSAYATRAQDHVFPSYREHVVGMIRGLDMVDILRMLRGVTLGGWTPEEHGNFHLYTLVLASQTLHATGYAMGMQLDGATATGNPETDAAVIVYYGDGASSQGDANEALVFAASYQTPQVFFMQNNHWAISVPVSRQSRSPLYLRAGGFGMPGVQVDGNDVLASYAVTAKAMDDARAGHGPSLIEALTYRVGAHTTADDPTKYRDPEELAYWVARDPIVRFRSYLQGLGVEQEFLDSVDEEAADYAADVRRRALEITAPDRSVIFDNVYAEPHPLVVEQKAWLDAYETSFDGSES